The Pygocentrus nattereri isolate fPygNat1 chromosome 4, fPygNat1.pri, whole genome shotgun sequence genome includes a window with the following:
- the LOC108411439 gene encoding uncharacterized protein LOC108411439 isoform X2 has translation MVGTHLYTQTALEMLHNYERITAAVEKVELLWQQAFAKARVQLQVLNLQREAQQIESQMAHLCQNMQCCRTEEVPDGSRAETLRLEFEESVYTHAMALVRRAEDVIHTLAETVGERCVGEPWVEELEQQKNEFRSAVELQYSSIRRHCLYHHCYSKIHSWYSLAVCESFLQDLLWETCCDVQGDVSAGREWKPALESFLRVHTCPQVEELVQLAHLANIIPDPGLQTAGRQLAHRCMNLRKLLTSPGSATLRDLQLALQWQYEYLRGSRETVTSDLTPRRSVCAEVQPDSGFVSRSLGPSQSDLSKQDAPFLRSVSTPDSVLPAGKPPSLSSFDSGFEGAGSGHADTGKEGPDGLPRMPCGRDITSRLKVPQLQISEENVSSVSDSEELDRGPAGNNSSKASIHIIPRISADSLNFEIKVQRSATLPRNPWLSLPVDDLENSYTVTISPSSPGLQRAPKSPSLSERCRDQPTQTDCVHSPERKDGDGGFREEEFSPIRNVLSSTIAEGGADSTAEAPPTLLWDTYDLHDVGHDTCNRLSDVSLGNWELEEQQELRAVEEILGRTAGILQEEENILAQEQVLDVLLKADHPDRQWPSWNHNVHLAQMSSSDLAEAGVIGLEDQPSSPLHFGYQDDVSSSGPNSEALTPVDLHPDRSGVLQELKDLQVLEERILEEELKIQELRLSEKTPERRRKFLEELEREKKEVEELERSLSSEEKQQEGKVKKRPRGQKVVKCSIMEMASALRSFEEDDEALLMNCRRQTQETKPEARTSTHACLTSDRATKNSKPSDSASDDFISCMDSGSSSKSRPSNSSTDKIDGCIDSTSSQEPPHLTTEESTISKPSTSTTDEVKFLIQEVFDIHNDPDLVSGSSLAAVTKESTNNDLYLSLDCGQNKPSLVSISSNSDGDALPPGDPSETEDIVSEINVLDPEKKQMSDLTCTVVNLSNVQDSTAGDPDEPPDPSEIRKEAFVDLSESGMTENVQSESRPDANEEHCFKKNAVESEMNSAEGSAPLEAGQERAAFDPGGPKPLPRMPRLNKPSLHNQTSSISQECVQDQDNSSVTLPTVAPSAGPKPKERKNPPLKILPAVAEHNRNNNNPRCVDLHGPGSETVRDSECECEGVDQTEAEREGPISETESCGLREKNNADAEVMNMNDDGPSTRTMCRSPVLQQQLQISTREMSDYLTPVVLDTGSGLVKAGFADQDLPSVIFPTAVGLPKYEEVMSGSAERDVYVGHEAQHMRGVLTLHYPMKNGIISNWDQMETIWQHVFQQLRVDAEDHPVLLTEGVMNPQVNRQRMVQLMFESFNIPLTFIALQPVLALYAAGRTTGVVFDSGDGVSHSVPVFDGYSLPHAVQRFTLAGADVTLQLKKLLLEQGVCMRTSAELEIVREIKERCCCVAQDYEAELTRGGGASTQSHYTLPDGQVVSLTTERFRAPEILFKPELIGCDHYGMHESIFKSVLQSDIDLRRSFLGNIVLSGGNTLLAGLPERLRSELGRLAPAGVSDSVRVLSPPGRDFSVWKGGAVLCGLQTFSSAWISRDEYEEFGPNIVHRKCF, from the exons ATGGTGGGAACACATCTCTACACACAGACTGCGCTGGAGATGCTGCACAACTACgaaag AATCACGGCGGCAGTGGAGAAGGTGGAGTTGCTATGGCAACAGGCGTTCGCCAAAGCCCGCGTCCAGCTGCAGGTCCTCAATCTTCAGAGAGAAGCTCAACAG atCGAGTCTCAGATGGCGCATCTGTGTCAGAACATGCAGTGCTGCAGGACCGAGGAGGTTCCCGACGGCAGCAGAGCTGAAACCCTGAGGCTGGAGTTCGAGGAGTCTGTTTACACACACGCTATG GCATTGGTGCGTCGTGCAGAGGATGTAATCCACACGTTAGCAGAGACTGTGGGAGAGCGCTGTGTTGGAGAACCGTGGGTAGAGGAACTGGAACAGCAGAAGAACGAGTTTAGATCAGCGGTGGAACTTCAGTACAGCAGTATCCGCAGGCACTGCCTCTACCACCACTGCTACAGCAAA ATCCACAGCTGGTACAGTCTGGCGGTGTGCGAGAGCTTCCTGCAGGACCTGCTGTGGGAGACCTGCTGTGACGTTCAGGGCGACGTGTCGGCCGGGCGAGAGTGGAAACCTGCGCTGGAGTCGTTTCTCAGGGTGCACACCTGTCCTCAGGTGGAGGAGCTGGTCCAGCTTGCGCACCTGGCTAACATCATACCTGACCCAGGCCTGCAGACCGCGGGCAGACAGCTCGCTcacag GTGCATGAACTTGAGGAAGCTGTTGACCTCTCCTGGTTCTGCGACCCTTCGTGACCTCCAGCTGGCGCTGCAGTGGCAGTACGAATACCTGAGGGGCAGCCGTGAGACCGTGACCTCTGACCTGACTCCCAGGAGAAGCGTTTGTGCCGAGGTGCAGCCGGACTCTGGGTtcgtctctcgctctctcggaCCGTCTCAGTCTGACCTCAGTAAGCAGGACGCTCCGTTTCTCCGGTCAGTGTCGACGCCGGACTCTGTGCTTCCCGCCGGAAAACCTCCGTCGCTCAGCTCCTTCGACTCCGGCTTTGAGGGAGCAGGAAGCGGTCATGCTGACACGGGAAAGGAGGGGCCTGACGGCTTACCCAGAATGCCCTGCGGCAGAGACATCACGTCCAG GCTGAAGGTTCCTCAGCTGCAGATCAGTGAGGAGAACGTGTCCAGCGTGTCCGACTCTGAGGAGCTTGACCGCGGCCCTGCTGGGAATAACTCCTCCAAAGCCAGTATCCATATAATCCCCAGGATAAGCGCAGACTCTCTGAACTTCGAGATAAAGGTGCAGCGGTCAGCTACGCTGCCCAGAAACCCCTGGCTGAGCCTCCCGGTGGACGACCTGGAAAACTCTTACACAGTGACCATCAGCCCCAGCTCTCCTGGCCTGCAGAGGGCGCCGAAGAGCCCCAGCCTTTCAGAGCGCTGTCGTGACCAGCCCACTCAGACGGACTGCGTCCACAGCCCCGAACGGAAG GATGGTGATGGAGGATTCCGAGAGGAGGAGTTCAGCCCCATCCGGAACGTTCTGTCCAGCACCATAGCAGAGGGCGGGGCTGACAGTACAGCAGAGGCCCCGCCCACTCTTCTGTGGGACACGTACGACCTGCATGATGTCGGACACGACACGTGTAACAG gTTATCAGACGTGTCTCTGGGTAACTGGGAGctggaggagcagcaggagcTCCGAGCTGTGGAGGAAATCCTGGGCCGCACAGCAGGAATACTGCAG GAGGAGGAGAACATTCTCGCTCAGGAACAGGTTCTGGACGTTCTGCTGAAAGCTGACCATCCGGACAGACAGTGGCCTTCATGGAACCACAATGTCCATCTCGCTCAG ATGTCGTCCAGTGACCTGGCTGAAGCTGGAGTGATCGGACTGGAGGATCAGCCCAGCTCCCCCCTCCACTTTGGTTACCAAGATGATGTCTCTTCTTCTGGTCCAAACTCTGAGGCTCTTACACCCGTTGACCTGCATCCGGACCGAAGTGGAGTTCTTCAGGAGCTGAAAGACCTGCAGGTTCTGGAGGAGCGGATCTTGGAGGAGGAGCTGAAGATCCAGGAGTTGCGTCTCTCAGAGAAAACGCCGGAAAGGAGGAG GAAGTTCCTGGAGGAGCTGGAGCGGGAGAAGAAAGAAGTAGAAGAGCTGGAGAGGAGTTTGAGCAGTGAGGAGAAGCAGCAGGAAGGAAAGGTGAAGAAGCGGCCTAGGGGTCAAAAGGTGGTGAAGTGTTCCATCATGGAGATGGCCTCGGCACTCAGGAGCTTTGAGGAGGATGATGAAGCTCTTCTGATGAACTGCAGACGTCAAACGCAAGAGACAAAACCTGAGGCTAGAACTTCTACACATGCATGTTTAACCTCAGACAGAGCAACCAAAAACTCCAAACCTTCAGATTCAGCCTCAGATGACTTTATCTCCTGCATGGATTCTGGTTCATCTTCTAAATCCAGACCTTCCAATTCCTCCACAGATAAAATAGATGGCTGTATTGACTCAACTTCATCTCAGGAACCACCACATTTAACCACAGAAGAATCCACCATTTCCAAACCTTCTACTTCAACCACAGATGAAGTTAAATTCTTGATTCAGGAGGTATTTGACATTCATAACGACCCAGATTTGGTTTCTGGTTCTTCATTAGCAGCTGTCACAAAGGAATCCACCAATAACGACTTGTATTTGAGTTTGGACTGTGGTCAGAATAAGCCGTCTTTGGTTTCTATCTCTTCCAACTCAGATGGAGATGCTTTACCACCTGGTGATCCTTCTGAAACAGAGGATATTGTTTCTGAGATTAATGTTCTGGATCCTGAGAAGAAGCAAATGTCCGACCTTACGTGTACAGTCGTAAATCTATCGAATGTACAAGATTCCACTGCTGGAGATCCAGACGAGCCTCCAGATCCTTCTGAAATCAGGAAGGAGGCATTTGTAGACCTTTCTGAATCGGGCATGACTGAGAATGTCCAGTCTGAGAGCAGGCCTGACGCTAATGAAGAGCATTGCTTCAAGAAGAATGCAGTAGAATCAGAGATGAATTCAGCAGAAGGTTCGGCGCCCCTAGAGGCTGGTCAGGAAAGAGCAGCGTTTGATCCAGGTGGTCCAAAACCGCTTCCCCGCATGCCCAGGCTGAACAAGCCATCACTTCACAATCAGACGAGCTCAATATCTCAGGAATGTGTACAAGATCAGGATAACTCATCTGTAACTTTACCCACTgtggcgccctctgctggcccTAAACCAAAAGAGCGCAAAAACCCTCCTCTGAAAATCCTTCCAGCTGTGGCTGAACACAACAGAAACAATAACAACCCTCGCTGTGTGGATCTCCATGGGCCCGGTTCTGAAACTGTTAGAGATTctgagtgtgaatgtgaagGTGTGGATCAGACTGAAGCGGAAAGGGAGGGTCCGATCTCAGAAACGGAGTCTTGTGGACTGCGTGAGAAGAACAATGCCGATGCTGAAGTCATGAACATGAATGATGATGGACCCTCAACTAGAACCATGTGCAGGTCACCTGTCCTTCAGCAGCAGCTTCAGATCTCCACCAGAGAG atgAGTGACTATCTGACCCCTGTGGTGCTGGACACTGGCTCTGGACTGGTGAAGGCTGGATTTGCAGATCAGGATCTTCCCTCTGTGATCTTCCCAACCGCCGTAGGCCTGCCCAAATACGAG GAGGTGATGAGCGGCAGTGCGGAGCGGGACGTGTATGTGGGTCATGAGGCCCAGCACATGCGAGGGGTCTTGACGCTCCACTACCCAATGAAGAACGGCATCATCAGCAACTGGGACCAGATGGAGACG ATCTGGCAGCACGTGTTCCAGCAGCTGCGTGTTGATGCTGAAGATCACCCGGTGCTGCTGACGGAGGGTGTGATGAACCCTCAGGTTAACCGGCAGCGCATGGTGCAGCTGATGTTTGAGTCCTTTAACATTCCGCTGACCTTCATTGCCCTGCAGCCTGTACTGGCATTGTACGCAGCTGGACGCACCACAG gtgtggtGTTTGACTCCGGTGATGGTGTTAGTCACAGTGTTCCGGTGTTTGATGGTTACTCTCTGCCTCACGCTGTTCAGCGCTTCACTCTGGCCGGAGCCGACGTCACCCTGCAGCTCAAAAAG ctgtTGCTGGAGCAGGGTGTGTGCATGCGGACGTCGGCGGAGTTGGAGATTGTGCGCGAGATTAAAGAGAGATGCTGCTGTGTGGCTCAGGATTATGAGGCGGAGCTTACCAGAGGAGGCGGAGCCAGCACACAATCTCACTACACTCTACCTGACGGACAGGTCGTCTCCTTGACAACGGAGCGCTTCAG ggCTCCTGAGATCCTGTTTAAGCCGGAGCTGATTGGTTGTGATCATTATGGGATGCATGAGAGCATTTTCAAATCAGTTCTTCAGTCAGATATAGACCTGCGGAGGAGCTTCCTGGGAAACATCGTTCTGtctg gTGGGAACACTCTGCTGGCCGGTCTGCCGGAGCGTCTGCGGTCAGAGCTTGGCCGTTTGGCCCCGGCGGGGGTCTCGGATAGTGTGAGGGTCCTCAGCCCTCCTGGCCGTGACTTCTCCGTGTGGAAAGGGGGCGCTGTTCTCTGCGGCCTGCAGACTTTCAGCTCCGCCTGGATCAGCCGCGACGAGTACGAAGAGTTTGGACCCAACATCGTCCACAGAAAGTGCTTCTGA
- the LOC108411439 gene encoding uncharacterized protein LOC108411439 isoform X1, whose amino-acid sequence MSEPNAEMPTRPVLPQDHVLRSGAVIYPGAFDQHGCPLVVFPAESQDKLVSELTKEESADFIRYFLRLHSKSKEDRLVSVVADLREANLGIARRVAESLLLLELHRRTVHSVYVVQPRKRDVLKLLQKLLLPGKTKHSAHATYKCVLLKEVCELWNYIDRSQLTAGLGGYLIYCHSSWVSFVKEIDSFVQEFVAVVRRLPQCISALHSVSTLPVPTDPDVLAHFCSTNHAQLQHIRSDLGLDELLRTCELVLEKFRVPESDQSYQAMVGTHLYTQTALEMLHNYERITAAVEKVELLWQQAFAKARVQLQVLNLQREAQQIESQMAHLCQNMQCCRTEEVPDGSRAETLRLEFEESVYTHAMALVRRAEDVIHTLAETVGERCVGEPWVEELEQQKNEFRSAVELQYSSIRRHCLYHHCYSKIHSWYSLAVCESFLQDLLWETCCDVQGDVSAGREWKPALESFLRVHTCPQVEELVQLAHLANIIPDPGLQTAGRQLAHRCMNLRKLLTSPGSATLRDLQLALQWQYEYLRGSRETVTSDLTPRRSVCAEVQPDSGFVSRSLGPSQSDLSKQDAPFLRSVSTPDSVLPAGKPPSLSSFDSGFEGAGSGHADTGKEGPDGLPRMPCGRDITSRLKVPQLQISEENVSSVSDSEELDRGPAGNNSSKASIHIIPRISADSLNFEIKVQRSATLPRNPWLSLPVDDLENSYTVTISPSSPGLQRAPKSPSLSERCRDQPTQTDCVHSPERKDGDGGFREEEFSPIRNVLSSTIAEGGADSTAEAPPTLLWDTYDLHDVGHDTCNRLSDVSLGNWELEEQQELRAVEEILGRTAGILQEEENILAQEQVLDVLLKADHPDRQWPSWNHNVHLAQMSSSDLAEAGVIGLEDQPSSPLHFGYQDDVSSSGPNSEALTPVDLHPDRSGVLQELKDLQVLEERILEEELKIQELRLSEKTPERRRKFLEELEREKKEVEELERSLSSEEKQQEGKVKKRPRGQKVVKCSIMEMASALRSFEEDDEALLMNCRRQTQETKPEARTSTHACLTSDRATKNSKPSDSASDDFISCMDSGSSSKSRPSNSSTDKIDGCIDSTSSQEPPHLTTEESTISKPSTSTTDEVKFLIQEVFDIHNDPDLVSGSSLAAVTKESTNNDLYLSLDCGQNKPSLVSISSNSDGDALPPGDPSETEDIVSEINVLDPEKKQMSDLTCTVVNLSNVQDSTAGDPDEPPDPSEIRKEAFVDLSESGMTENVQSESRPDANEEHCFKKNAVESEMNSAEGSAPLEAGQERAAFDPGGPKPLPRMPRLNKPSLHNQTSSISQECVQDQDNSSVTLPTVAPSAGPKPKERKNPPLKILPAVAEHNRNNNNPRCVDLHGPGSETVRDSECECEGVDQTEAEREGPISETESCGLREKNNADAEVMNMNDDGPSTRTMCRSPVLQQQLQISTREMSDYLTPVVLDTGSGLVKAGFADQDLPSVIFPTAVGLPKYEEVMSGSAERDVYVGHEAQHMRGVLTLHYPMKNGIISNWDQMETIWQHVFQQLRVDAEDHPVLLTEGVMNPQVNRQRMVQLMFESFNIPLTFIALQPVLALYAAGRTTGVVFDSGDGVSHSVPVFDGYSLPHAVQRFTLAGADVTLQLKKLLLEQGVCMRTSAELEIVREIKERCCCVAQDYEAELTRGGGASTQSHYTLPDGQVVSLTTERFRAPEILFKPELIGCDHYGMHESIFKSVLQSDIDLRRSFLGNIVLSGGNTLLAGLPERLRSELGRLAPAGVSDSVRVLSPPGRDFSVWKGGAVLCGLQTFSSAWISRDEYEEFGPNIVHRKCF is encoded by the exons gAGATAGACAGTTTTGTGCAGGAGTTCGTGGCGGTGGTCCGCAGGTTGCCGCAGTGCATCAGTGCTCTTCACTCGGTCTCCACGCTGCCGGTTCCCACTGACCCCGACGTGCTCGCTCACTTCTGCTCCACCAACCACGCTCAGCTGCAGCACATACGCAG tgatCTGGGTCTGGATGAGCTGCTGAGGACATGTGAGTTGGTGTTGGAGAAGTTCCGTGTTCCTGAGAGTGATCAGAGCTATCAGGCCATGGTGGGAACACATCTCTACACACAGACTGCGCTGGAGATGCTGCACAACTACgaaag AATCACGGCGGCAGTGGAGAAGGTGGAGTTGCTATGGCAACAGGCGTTCGCCAAAGCCCGCGTCCAGCTGCAGGTCCTCAATCTTCAGAGAGAAGCTCAACAG atCGAGTCTCAGATGGCGCATCTGTGTCAGAACATGCAGTGCTGCAGGACCGAGGAGGTTCCCGACGGCAGCAGAGCTGAAACCCTGAGGCTGGAGTTCGAGGAGTCTGTTTACACACACGCTATG GCATTGGTGCGTCGTGCAGAGGATGTAATCCACACGTTAGCAGAGACTGTGGGAGAGCGCTGTGTTGGAGAACCGTGGGTAGAGGAACTGGAACAGCAGAAGAACGAGTTTAGATCAGCGGTGGAACTTCAGTACAGCAGTATCCGCAGGCACTGCCTCTACCACCACTGCTACAGCAAA ATCCACAGCTGGTACAGTCTGGCGGTGTGCGAGAGCTTCCTGCAGGACCTGCTGTGGGAGACCTGCTGTGACGTTCAGGGCGACGTGTCGGCCGGGCGAGAGTGGAAACCTGCGCTGGAGTCGTTTCTCAGGGTGCACACCTGTCCTCAGGTGGAGGAGCTGGTCCAGCTTGCGCACCTGGCTAACATCATACCTGACCCAGGCCTGCAGACCGCGGGCAGACAGCTCGCTcacag GTGCATGAACTTGAGGAAGCTGTTGACCTCTCCTGGTTCTGCGACCCTTCGTGACCTCCAGCTGGCGCTGCAGTGGCAGTACGAATACCTGAGGGGCAGCCGTGAGACCGTGACCTCTGACCTGACTCCCAGGAGAAGCGTTTGTGCCGAGGTGCAGCCGGACTCTGGGTtcgtctctcgctctctcggaCCGTCTCAGTCTGACCTCAGTAAGCAGGACGCTCCGTTTCTCCGGTCAGTGTCGACGCCGGACTCTGTGCTTCCCGCCGGAAAACCTCCGTCGCTCAGCTCCTTCGACTCCGGCTTTGAGGGAGCAGGAAGCGGTCATGCTGACACGGGAAAGGAGGGGCCTGACGGCTTACCCAGAATGCCCTGCGGCAGAGACATCACGTCCAG GCTGAAGGTTCCTCAGCTGCAGATCAGTGAGGAGAACGTGTCCAGCGTGTCCGACTCTGAGGAGCTTGACCGCGGCCCTGCTGGGAATAACTCCTCCAAAGCCAGTATCCATATAATCCCCAGGATAAGCGCAGACTCTCTGAACTTCGAGATAAAGGTGCAGCGGTCAGCTACGCTGCCCAGAAACCCCTGGCTGAGCCTCCCGGTGGACGACCTGGAAAACTCTTACACAGTGACCATCAGCCCCAGCTCTCCTGGCCTGCAGAGGGCGCCGAAGAGCCCCAGCCTTTCAGAGCGCTGTCGTGACCAGCCCACTCAGACGGACTGCGTCCACAGCCCCGAACGGAAG GATGGTGATGGAGGATTCCGAGAGGAGGAGTTCAGCCCCATCCGGAACGTTCTGTCCAGCACCATAGCAGAGGGCGGGGCTGACAGTACAGCAGAGGCCCCGCCCACTCTTCTGTGGGACACGTACGACCTGCATGATGTCGGACACGACACGTGTAACAG gTTATCAGACGTGTCTCTGGGTAACTGGGAGctggaggagcagcaggagcTCCGAGCTGTGGAGGAAATCCTGGGCCGCACAGCAGGAATACTGCAG GAGGAGGAGAACATTCTCGCTCAGGAACAGGTTCTGGACGTTCTGCTGAAAGCTGACCATCCGGACAGACAGTGGCCTTCATGGAACCACAATGTCCATCTCGCTCAG ATGTCGTCCAGTGACCTGGCTGAAGCTGGAGTGATCGGACTGGAGGATCAGCCCAGCTCCCCCCTCCACTTTGGTTACCAAGATGATGTCTCTTCTTCTGGTCCAAACTCTGAGGCTCTTACACCCGTTGACCTGCATCCGGACCGAAGTGGAGTTCTTCAGGAGCTGAAAGACCTGCAGGTTCTGGAGGAGCGGATCTTGGAGGAGGAGCTGAAGATCCAGGAGTTGCGTCTCTCAGAGAAAACGCCGGAAAGGAGGAG GAAGTTCCTGGAGGAGCTGGAGCGGGAGAAGAAAGAAGTAGAAGAGCTGGAGAGGAGTTTGAGCAGTGAGGAGAAGCAGCAGGAAGGAAAGGTGAAGAAGCGGCCTAGGGGTCAAAAGGTGGTGAAGTGTTCCATCATGGAGATGGCCTCGGCACTCAGGAGCTTTGAGGAGGATGATGAAGCTCTTCTGATGAACTGCAGACGTCAAACGCAAGAGACAAAACCTGAGGCTAGAACTTCTACACATGCATGTTTAACCTCAGACAGAGCAACCAAAAACTCCAAACCTTCAGATTCAGCCTCAGATGACTTTATCTCCTGCATGGATTCTGGTTCATCTTCTAAATCCAGACCTTCCAATTCCTCCACAGATAAAATAGATGGCTGTATTGACTCAACTTCATCTCAGGAACCACCACATTTAACCACAGAAGAATCCACCATTTCCAAACCTTCTACTTCAACCACAGATGAAGTTAAATTCTTGATTCAGGAGGTATTTGACATTCATAACGACCCAGATTTGGTTTCTGGTTCTTCATTAGCAGCTGTCACAAAGGAATCCACCAATAACGACTTGTATTTGAGTTTGGACTGTGGTCAGAATAAGCCGTCTTTGGTTTCTATCTCTTCCAACTCAGATGGAGATGCTTTACCACCTGGTGATCCTTCTGAAACAGAGGATATTGTTTCTGAGATTAATGTTCTGGATCCTGAGAAGAAGCAAATGTCCGACCTTACGTGTACAGTCGTAAATCTATCGAATGTACAAGATTCCACTGCTGGAGATCCAGACGAGCCTCCAGATCCTTCTGAAATCAGGAAGGAGGCATTTGTAGACCTTTCTGAATCGGGCATGACTGAGAATGTCCAGTCTGAGAGCAGGCCTGACGCTAATGAAGAGCATTGCTTCAAGAAGAATGCAGTAGAATCAGAGATGAATTCAGCAGAAGGTTCGGCGCCCCTAGAGGCTGGTCAGGAAAGAGCAGCGTTTGATCCAGGTGGTCCAAAACCGCTTCCCCGCATGCCCAGGCTGAACAAGCCATCACTTCACAATCAGACGAGCTCAATATCTCAGGAATGTGTACAAGATCAGGATAACTCATCTGTAACTTTACCCACTgtggcgccctctgctggcccTAAACCAAAAGAGCGCAAAAACCCTCCTCTGAAAATCCTTCCAGCTGTGGCTGAACACAACAGAAACAATAACAACCCTCGCTGTGTGGATCTCCATGGGCCCGGTTCTGAAACTGTTAGAGATTctgagtgtgaatgtgaagGTGTGGATCAGACTGAAGCGGAAAGGGAGGGTCCGATCTCAGAAACGGAGTCTTGTGGACTGCGTGAGAAGAACAATGCCGATGCTGAAGTCATGAACATGAATGATGATGGACCCTCAACTAGAACCATGTGCAGGTCACCTGTCCTTCAGCAGCAGCTTCAGATCTCCACCAGAGAG atgAGTGACTATCTGACCCCTGTGGTGCTGGACACTGGCTCTGGACTGGTGAAGGCTGGATTTGCAGATCAGGATCTTCCCTCTGTGATCTTCCCAACCGCCGTAGGCCTGCCCAAATACGAG GAGGTGATGAGCGGCAGTGCGGAGCGGGACGTGTATGTGGGTCATGAGGCCCAGCACATGCGAGGGGTCTTGACGCTCCACTACCCAATGAAGAACGGCATCATCAGCAACTGGGACCAGATGGAGACG ATCTGGCAGCACGTGTTCCAGCAGCTGCGTGTTGATGCTGAAGATCACCCGGTGCTGCTGACGGAGGGTGTGATGAACCCTCAGGTTAACCGGCAGCGCATGGTGCAGCTGATGTTTGAGTCCTTTAACATTCCGCTGACCTTCATTGCCCTGCAGCCTGTACTGGCATTGTACGCAGCTGGACGCACCACAG gtgtggtGTTTGACTCCGGTGATGGTGTTAGTCACAGTGTTCCGGTGTTTGATGGTTACTCTCTGCCTCACGCTGTTCAGCGCTTCACTCTGGCCGGAGCCGACGTCACCCTGCAGCTCAAAAAG ctgtTGCTGGAGCAGGGTGTGTGCATGCGGACGTCGGCGGAGTTGGAGATTGTGCGCGAGATTAAAGAGAGATGCTGCTGTGTGGCTCAGGATTATGAGGCGGAGCTTACCAGAGGAGGCGGAGCCAGCACACAATCTCACTACACTCTACCTGACGGACAGGTCGTCTCCTTGACAACGGAGCGCTTCAG ggCTCCTGAGATCCTGTTTAAGCCGGAGCTGATTGGTTGTGATCATTATGGGATGCATGAGAGCATTTTCAAATCAGTTCTTCAGTCAGATATAGACCTGCGGAGGAGCTTCCTGGGAAACATCGTTCTGtctg gTGGGAACACTCTGCTGGCCGGTCTGCCGGAGCGTCTGCGGTCAGAGCTTGGCCGTTTGGCCCCGGCGGGGGTCTCGGATAGTGTGAGGGTCCTCAGCCCTCCTGGCCGTGACTTCTCCGTGTGGAAAGGGGGCGCTGTTCTCTGCGGCCTGCAGACTTTCAGCTCCGCCTGGATCAGCCGCGACGAGTACGAAGAGTTTGGACCCAACATCGTCCACAGAAAGTGCTTCTGA